The window TTTCCCCATTAAAAGTTAATCCAGCTCAAGAGTCTCTTGAAAAATTACCATTAACTGTAACAGTTAAATCACTTACTTGACTTAATGCTTCACCATTTGTAAATACATCACCTAAATGATTTTCTTTGATATCAGCAGCTATTTTTTGATTAGCATTTTGTGCACCAGTTGAATCATAAATATCAGTTAATGCACCACTCAAATTAACTGTCTCTCTCAATTCTGGAGTAATAGTTTGAGTTTGTGTGTTGCTATCTCCACCTGTATTGTTATCACTTGTTGAAGAACAAGATGAAACAATTACTGGAACTGTTGCAACAATTCCAAAAGCCCCGGTTAATGCAAGAGCTTTCAATAATTTAATTTTTTTAATTTTCATATTTAGTTAATAATTATTACCTTTCAAAATTTGAAATTTAAAAAAGACAAATTTACTAGCTAGATAACAAAAACCTTAGGAGAAATAACTTGAATTATTTCTAAATAAAATTCAACAAAGTGCAAAAAATATATGTGTTTAATTGTCTTTTAGGTATCAATTAATAACTAACTTAGCTATTTTTGTTATATAAATGAAATATGTTAGATGAACAAAAACAAAAAAAGTAGAGTTAATTCAAGTTAACTCTACTTTTTTTAATATAGTTTGTTTTAAAAAAATAATTAGTTAGTTCCAATTGCAAGAGTTACATCAAATGTAATATCTCTTTCTTCACTATTTCCATTATCAGATCAAACATAATTCTTATTAGCTGTAGGTGTAGCTTTTAAAGTAATTGTATACACTGTATCTTCTATAGCTCTTGTTGTAGTAGCTTTTTTAGCAATAGTAGGATTAGAGAACTGAACATTATAAACTCCAAGAGCTTTGATTAATGCTTCATTATCTAAAGTACCATTAGCATCAGTTGCTAAACTTAAGTCTTCAAGTACCTTATTAACATCTACACTTGCTTCATCATTTGCACTAGGTTTTGTGGTCCCTTGTACATAATGAGTTGTTGGATCAATTCCAATATTGTAGTCATATTTAGTTGTAGTTTTTTCACCAGTTTCAATATTGTCACTAGTTACTTTAATAGATAAATCAGATACTGATAAATTTAAATCAGAAACTGGAATTTGAAGATCATAGTTTTTATCAGCTGTATTAGCTTTAGTTTCTTTAACATTAACATGAAGTAAATCATCATTTGTTAAACCCAATCTATTTTCAATAGATAATTGAGCACCAGCATCAATTGTTGCCCCTGCTGTTTCCAATGCATTTTGTAAAACTGTTTTGTTGTTTGTTCCAGTTTTTTCTAATTCAGTTTTTAAACCATCTAAATCTTTAAAAGTTAATTGATCTAAATTTGTAGGATATAAATATTTATTTGCAGGGTCTATAGTAACAACAGATGAATCTGCTCCTCAGTTTCCAGACTCTTGGTTATATGCTTGACCTTCTCAACTAGAACTAGAGAAATTACCTTCAACTTCTACAGTAGCATTTTGAATTGTTTCTTTAACAGTTTCTTCTGTTGTTTCAGTGAAAGTAAAGTAAGTTCCTGGATTTGCTTTAATGTCTTCAGATATTAAAGTATTAGTACTTTTTCTAGATGATGCATTAGTTGCTTCAGTATCAAAGATTTTACTTAATGAACCTTTTAAATCAACAGAATCTTTTAGTTGAAGAGAAACTTTTTGTGTTTGTGTATCTCCCCCATTATTTCCACCACCAGTATTGTTATCACTTGTTGAAGAACAAGATGAAACTATTACTGGAACTGTTGCAACAATTCCAAAAGCTCCGGTCATAGCCAAAGCTTTCAATAATTTAATTTTTTTAATTTTCATATTTAGTTAATAATTATTACCTTTCAAAATTTGAAATTTAAAAAAGACAAATTTACTAGTTAAATAGAAAAATTAGTATGTAGAAATAACACCAATTATTTCTACAAAATTTAAACTAAATGCAAAAAATTTATGTTATTTATTTCATTTCCTCTGTTAATTGATAACTATATTAAGTATTTTTGATATATAAATGAAATATGTTAAATAGATAAAAAATAAAAAAGTAGAGTTAATTGGTGTTAACTCTACTTTTTATTAACATTTTTAATAAACCTATTTATGAATATTAAGAAACTGTAAGTGACACTGGGAACTGAAGATCTTTTGGTCCCGAAGTACCATCATCTCAAATATAATTACTATCAAAAGGTGTTGCAGTTAGAGTAACATTATATTTCCCACCTTCACCAGGCTCACTAGATTTTGCAACAAACTTACAATTATATACACCTAAAGCTGCTGATATTTTATCATTATCTAATGCTCCTGATGAAACATATCCTAATTTTTCTAAAACTTTTTGAGCATCTTTTGCTTCTGCTTCTGTAGCAGTAGGAGTTGCTCCTGTTTGTGTAAAGTTTACTGTAGAATCTATTCCAATATTGTAACTAAAATTAGTTGTAAGATCAGTCACTGCTTCAATATTTGTTCCACTTTCATTATTTGTTGCATCAACTGAAATTTTTAAAGTTGCTTTTAAATTAATGTTAGACACTGGAATTTGCAAGTCAACATTTAAATTTCCACCACTTTTAGTACCTTTTAAATTTACATGTAGTAAATCCCCGCTTGATAAACTCAATTGATTTTCAACAGTATAATTAGTCACACCTGTAAAAGTTAAGTTAGCTGCAGTTAAAAAAGTTTGGATAGCTGCATCATCCTTAAAAGTTTTTTGTTTTAAATCATTTAGTGAAGCAATATCAATTTGTGGAGCTGCTGCTGGATATGTAACTTTTACAATTCCATTTGAAGTTGATCATGTAGAATATGGATCTCCATTTTGTCATTCTGAAGCACTAAATCCACCATCTACAGTTACTTTAGTTTGTTTAATAACATCTTTTAATTCTGTACCATTAGTAAAATATTTTTCAGGATTTGTTTTAACATCTTCAGAAATTAATTCATTTGTAGTTTTTGAATCAGAACCACTACTATAAATAGTGCTTAACGATCCACCTAAACTTACATCTTTTAATAACTCAGGTTTAACAGTTTTATTTTCTTGTTGGCCTGTACCACCAGATCCTCCACCATCACCTTGATTTCCATTTCCACCTGTATTATTTCCTGATCCACCATTATCAGTAGAAGAACAAGATGAAACAATTACTGGAACTGTTGCAACAATTCCAAAAGCTCCGGTTAATGCAAGAGCTTTCAATAATTTAATTTTTTTGATTTTCATATTTAGTTAATAATTATTACCTTTCAAATTTTGAAATATAAAAAAGACAAATTTACCAGTTAAACTAAGGCAATAATTATTAAGGAGAGGTAATTGGAATTATCTGAAATTAAATTCAAATAAATACAAAAAATTTATGTGTTTTATTTTATTTTCAGTACTAATTAATGACTATATAAACCATTTTTGGTATATAAATGAAATATGTTAAGCTAATGCATAATAAAAAGTAGAGTTAATTCCAATTAACTCTACTTTTTTGTTTAATAAAATACTTAGTTTGTTTTAATTTCTAAACAAAATCCTATGATTGTGCAGCTGCAGTAATATCAAGAATTACATCAAAAGAAATATCTTTAGCATTGCTTGTTCCATCTTCTCAAACATAACCTTGGTTAGGAGTTGCACTCAATGTAATAGTGTAAGTTTTTTCATTTCCATTGTTTGATGCATCTTCTTTTGGAACTATTCCTTGAACCCCTTCAGTAGTAGTTCTAGCAAAAGTAACATTGTAAATTCCTAAACCTTGAATAATTGCATCATTATTTAATGTTGTTTCTGTTGCCCCTCCTGTTGCAGCAGTTGCATATCCTAATTTAACTAATACATCATCAAGTTTGCCTGCCTCTTCCTCAGTAGCAGTTGGTTTTGTACTTGGATCCACATAATTTTCTGCATCATTAATTCCAATGTTATAAGTGAAATTAGTTGTAGCAGTTGTTTCGGTTACATTACTACCTTTTACAGTAACACTCAAATTACTGATTTCTAAATCTAAATCTGAAACAGGAATTTGTAAATCATAATTTGTTGTTGTAGTTGTAGGAGTTTGTCCAGCTGTTGTTTTTGTCCCTACAACATTAACATGAAGTAAGTCTCTATTTTCAGAACCTGAATTTTTATTTGTGAAACCTAAACCATTATTTACACTATAAACTGTATCTGCATCTACTGTAGCACCTGCATCATCAAGAATCTTTTCTAATTTTGCATCATCATTTAATTGTTCTTTTAAATCACTTAAAGAAGAAATATTAAGTTCTGTAGTTTGTGTAGGATACAATAATTTATTGGCTTCTTGGATTTCTACATTATCTTGTGCATTTGTAGAGTTTCCTCAATTCCCTGTATCAGAGTTAAAAGTTAAACCAGTTCATGTAGATTCAGGGAAACTATGAGTTACTGTAATTTCTAAGTCATTAACATTGTTTAAAGCATCGCCATTATCAAACACTTCTGTAAGATTCTTTTTAATTTCATCAGCTATTAAAGCATTAGTATTAGAACTGTTTGCTGGATTATAAATACTACTTAAAGCACCTGAAAGTGTAGAAGTAGATTTAATTTGTGGGGTAATAGTTTTAGTTTGTGTATTGTCTCCTCCACCTGTATTGTTATCACTTGTTGAAGAACAAGCTGAAACAATTACTGGAACTGTTGCAACAATTCCAAAAGCCCCGGTTAATGCAAGAGCTTTCAATAATTTAATTTTTTTAATTTTCATATTTAGTTAATAATTATTACCTTTCAAAATTTGAAATTTAAAAAAGACAAATTTACTAGTTAAATAAGAAAAATAATCAAGTAGAGATAACGGAAATTATTTCTCAAAAAATAGAAACAAAGTGCAAAAAATATATGTGTTTAATTTTGTTTTGAATAATAATTGTTAACTATATTAAATGTTTTTGATATATAAATGAAATATGTTAAATAACTAAAAATAAAAAAGGTAGAGTTAATTTCCGTTAACTCTACCTTTTTGTATTTGATACATTTGTTATCTAATATTAAAACTAACTATTTTAGCCTTGGGCATTTTGGGATTTAACATTAAGTTTTATTTGAAACTGTATAGTTTTAGATCCTGTACTTCCATCATCTCAAAAGTATAAATCACTGAATGGTTCTGCTGTTAAAGTGATGTTATACATGTCTTGAGATCCCTCAACTTTAACACTTGATACAGGTGTAAATTTAGAATTAAAAACTCCAACTGCAGAAGCTATTTTATCATTATCTAAATTTCCTGAAAAATCAGTATAATCTGATAATTTTAAAATTTCTGTTGCATCAACAGATTCTTGAGGGGTTACTTCTAATGCGGTTTTCAATGCCTTATAATTCACTGCAGGATCTATCCCAATACTATAGTTAAAATGTGTTGTTAAATTAAAGTCTTTCCCAATATTTTGTCCATCTACATTATTACTAGCAGAAACAGAAACTTTAAGAGTTGTTTTTAAATTAAAATTAGAAACAGGGATTTGTAGATCTAAATTAAGATCACTATTATTATTTCTATTTCTGTTAGCTTTTATATTTACATGAAGTAAATCACCATTTTCTAAACCAGGTTTATTTAGTAACCTAAAATTACTAGCATTACTTGTGAAAGGCAAATTAGCATCTTTTAAAAATTTTTGAATTGAAGCATCATCTTTTAATATTTCATCCTTTAAAGCATTTAAAGAAGTTATATCTATTTTTGGTGCAGCTGAAGGATATGGAGCTTTAGTAACTCCTCTTGCATCTGTTGATCAAGTTTCAAAGTTCTCTCCTTCTCAAGTTGATTTTTCAGAAAATCCACCATCAACAGTAATAGTAGAAGTTTGAATTACATCTTTTAATTCATCTACATTAACAAAATACTTATCAAGATTAGCTTTAATATCTTCAGCAATTAAAGTATTTGTATCTTTTCTATCACTTCCTGTAGATGTATCATAAATTCCTGTTAATTTACCTTGTAAAGAAACTTCAGATTTAATCACAGGTGTAATTCCAGTATATTGATCAGCTGTTGAAGAACAAGCAGAAATAATTGCAGGAACTGTTGAAACTATTACAAATGAACCAACAGTTGCTAAAGTTTTTAATAATTTAATTTTTTTGTTTTTCATACTAAGTTAATAATTATTACCTTTCAAAATTTTCAAAATTAGACAAATTTACTAGTTAAATAAAGAAAATTTGAAATTAGAAATAATTAAAATTAACTCTGTTTTTTTGATTTTGTTTATTTGACTTAATTGGTTTTAATTTTTAATTATCAATTATTTAATATAATGTTGCAGAAATACCAAAATAAAATGCATATATTTTTAACACTAGTTTTGATTTTATGAAATTATCAGATTATTTATATTTTCTCAAATTGGTTTTTAATTATTTTAAATTGTATTAATAGTTTTAATTTTGCATCAGACACAAGTTTAAAAATATTTTTATTTTCTAGAACAAATATTTTTATTAAATAATGGACAGCAATCATAAAAACAATAATAAAAAATGAAACCCAAACAAAAGCAAACATATTATTTCATTGCTTTCTAGTGCCTGCAAAATAAACTGAAATATTAAATCCAATTGCAGATGCTCCAAAAGCCCCATAAGTAATTAATTCTCTAAATTGTGATTCTTGTTCAAATAAAAATAAAGTTACATAATCATTTTTTATTGAAGGCAATATATATCTAAAAAATACATATATTTTGCTATACCCTTGAATTAAATAAGAACTAATAATATCTGATTTTAATTTATTAATACTTTCAGTTATATTTTTACAAATTACAGTGCTTGTTGAAACTGCAAGTATTAAACAAATTGTAGAAGTTGGATCTATAAAAATTGGATTAAAAATAAAAAAGATAGCAATCATCGGTAATGATCTAATAATTGTTGAAATAAAAATCCCAATTAAAGAGTAATACCCAAATAATTTAAAACAACTAATTAATATTAATAATAAAGAAAGTATAAAAACTATACTCATAATTACTATGACTTGGGCAAAAAGATTTAATATGTCTAAAGTGATGTTGAAGTTAGTAGTATCTGATAATATATTTCAATTTGGATTAAATCAGCTTTTAATAAAGTTAATACCATCATTACTAGTATGTGTTCAATTTAAAGTTATTAAAGAAACTAGTATTAATGAAACTAAACTAATTAATAAAAATAATTTTATATAAGTTTTAATATTTTTATAAGATGTGAAATCTTTCATAGTTTTATTAAATACAACACTTTTATGAACAAATAGAAATCTATTAAAAAGAAAAATTATAGTTTCTAAAAATAACATAAATAGCATAATGGTTAGAACAGGAATACCCATACTAGAATATTGACCATGAGATGCTTTTTCAATTAATTCCCCAATTCCAGCCAATCCTAATGTTCCAAGAATTGAACTTCATCTCATATTAGAATCAAATGAATATAAAAATAAAGAAATGAATTTGTTATTAATCTGAGGAATGATAGTTTTTAAAAAAGATTTTGTTTTAGAGTATCCCTGAATTAATAAATTATAGTAAGGATAGTAATTTAAATTTTGGTAAAACTCAGACATA is drawn from Malacoplasma penetrans HF-2 and contains these coding sequences:
- a CDS encoding P35 family lipoprotein, whose amino-acid sequence is MKNKKIKLLKTLATVGSFVIVSTVPAIISACSSTADQYTGITPVIKSEVSLQGKLTGIYDTSTGSDRKDTNTLIAEDIKANLDKYFVNVDELKDVIQTSTITVDGGFSEKSTWEGENFETWSTDARGVTKAPYPSAAPKIDITSLNALKDEILKDDASIQKFLKDANLPFTSNASNFRLLNKPGLENGDLLHVNIKANRNRNNNSDLNLDLQIPVSNFNLKTTLKVSVSASNNVDGQNIGKDFNLTTHFNYSIGIDPAVNYKALKTALEVTPQESVDATEILKLSDYTDFSGNLDNDKIASAVGVFNSKFTPVSSVKVEGSQDMYNITLTAEPFSDLYFWDDGSTGSKTIQFQIKLNVKSQNAQG
- a CDS encoding P35 family lipoprotein yields the protein MKIKKIKLLKALALTGAFGIVATVPVIVSACSSTSDNNTGGGDNTQTKTITPQIKSTSTLSGALSSIYNPANSSNTNALIADEIKKNLTEVFDNGDALNNVNDLEITVTHSFPESTWTGLTFNSDTGNWGNSTNAQDNVEIQEANKLLYPTQTTELNISSLSDLKEQLNDDAKLEKILDDAGATVDADTVYSVNNGLGFTNKNSGSENRDLLHVNVVGTKTTAGQTPTTTTTNYDLQIPVSDLDLEISNLSVTVKGSNVTETTATTNFTYNIGINDAENYVDPSTKPTATEEEAGKLDDVLVKLGYATAATGGATETTLNNDAIIQGLGIYNVTFARTTTEGVQGIVPKEDASNNGNEKTYTITLSATPNQGYVWEDGTSNAKDISFDVILDITAAAQS
- a CDS encoding P35 family lipoprotein, with product MKIKKIKLLKALALTGAFGIVATVPVIVSSCSSTDNGGSGNNTGGNGNQGDGGGSGGTGQQENKTVKPELLKDVSLGGSLSTIYSSGSDSKTTNELISEDVKTNPEKYFTNGTELKDVIKQTKVTVDGGFSASEWQNGDPYSTWSTSNGIVKVTYPAAAPQIDIASLNDLKQKTFKDDAAIQTFLTAANLTFTGVTNYTVENQLSLSSGDLLHVNLKGTKSGGNLNVDLQIPVSNINLKATLKISVDATNNESGTNIEAVTDLTTNFSYNIGIDSTVNFTQTGATPTATEAEAKDAQKVLEKLGYVSSGALDNDKISAALGVYNCKFVAKSSEPGEGGKYNVTLTATPFDSNYIWDDGTSGPKDLQFPVSLTVS
- a CDS encoding P35 family lipoprotein, whose amino-acid sequence is MKIKKIKLLKALAMTGAFGIVATVPVIVSSCSSTSDNNTGGGNNGGDTQTQKVSLQLKDSVDLKGSLSKIFDTEATNASSRKSTNTLISEDIKANPGTYFTFTETTEETVKETIQNATVEVEGNFSSSSWEGQAYNQESGNWGADSSVVTIDPANKYLYPTNLDQLTFKDLDGLKTELEKTGTNNKTVLQNALETAGATIDAGAQLSIENRLGLTNDDLLHVNVKETKANTADKNYDLQIPVSDLNLSVSDLSIKVTSDNIETGEKTTTKYDYNIGIDPTTHYVQGTTKPSANDEASVDVNKVLEDLSLATDANGTLDNEALIKALGVYNVQFSNPTIAKKATTTRAIEDTVYTITLKATPTANKNYVWSDNGNSEERDITFDVTLAIGTN
- a CDS encoding PhnE/PtxC family ABC transporter permease, translated to MKNNLVKSNFFFSYIDNENKYKKKKISLQTKILISIAILVLVVVSFIAVGFNVSPRGLLVFSNRISEIFSFSNSISDYPNYSLVQLSLNFLWITIKGVLIGTTFGFILAFITSTFSNSHLFKNTILERTIRVITAFLRAFPTIIFVYLFSTIFSKNLSLVLVLFWFSWLWLHKYMSEFYQNLNYYPYYNLLIQGYSKTKSFLKTIIPQINNKFISLFLYSFDSNMRWSSILGTLGLAGIGELIEKASHGQYSSMGIPVLTIMLFMLFLETIIFLFNRFLFVHKSVVFNKTMKDFTSYKNIKTYIKLFLLISLVSLILVSLITLNWTHTSNDGINFIKSWFNPNWNILSDTTNFNITLDILNLFAQVIVIMSIVFILSLLLILISCFKLFGYYSLIGIFISTIIRSLPMIAIFFIFNPIFIDPTSTICLILAVSTSTVICKNITESINKLKSDIISSYLIQGYSKIYVFFRYILPSIKNDYVTLFLFEQESQFRELITYGAFGASAIGFNISVYFAGTRKQWNNMFAFVWVSFFIIVFMIAVHYLIKIFVLENKNIFKLVSDAKLKLLIQFKIIKNQFEKI